A stretch of the Archangium violaceum genome encodes the following:
- a CDS encoding putative glycolipid-binding domain-containing protein, which yields MNEQHVAWAPWSGPGHEHLVLREVSSALTAHSSVEGMTDEGRPFSLRYFLRTDSACRVREVELALLGGDARLALRSDGAGRWTDEKGRSLPELDGCIDVDISASPFTNTLPIRRLGLSPDSSDDIIVVYFSVPELSVRRCRQRYTCLGPERYLFESLESGFRAELPVDSQGLVLDYPGLFRRLPSR from the coding sequence ATGAACGAGCAACATGTCGCCTGGGCCCCCTGGTCCGGTCCCGGTCACGAGCATCTGGTGCTGCGCGAGGTCTCCAGCGCCCTCACCGCCCACAGCTCCGTCGAGGGCATGACCGACGAGGGTCGTCCCTTCTCCCTTCGCTACTTCCTTCGCACCGACTCCGCCTGCCGCGTCCGTGAGGTGGAGCTGGCCCTGCTCGGCGGTGACGCCCGGCTCGCCCTTCGCTCCGATGGTGCCGGCCGCTGGACCGATGAGAAGGGCCGCTCCCTGCCCGAGCTCGACGGCTGCATCGACGTGGACATCTCCGCCAGCCCCTTCACCAACACCCTCCCCATCCGCCGCCTGGGGCTCTCTCCCGACTCGTCCGACGACATCATCGTCGTCTACTTCTCCGTCCCCGAGCTCTCCGTCCGTCGCTGCCGCCAGCGCTACACCTGTCTCGGCCCCGAGCGCTACCTCTTCGAGAGTCTCGAGTCCGGCTTCCGCGCCGAGCTGCCCGTCGACTCCCAGGGCCTCGTGCTCGACTACCCGGGGCTCTTCCGCCGCCTCCCCTCGCGCTGA
- a CDS encoding tryptophan synthase alpha chain produces MGGRWSGLGWAALVVVSVACGGTVTPDPLADGGALSRCQPQSCEAQGLNCGTALDGCGGVLRCGTCPEGEVCGGGGEPNVCGPTPCTPGTCESLGRNCGTVSNGCGGTLDCGVCQAPDTCGGGGLPNVCGRAPCTPTTCEALGKNCGTVSDGCGGTLDCGACPEGETCGGGGAPNICGRAPCTPTTCEALGKNCGTVSNGCGETLDCGACPCGTTCGGGGVPNVCGSPPCVPATCEGLGKNCGLVPDGCGGTLDCGTCPEGETCGGGGAPDVCGPASCIPTTCAAQGKNCGTLSNGCGGTLDCGQCFGGESCGGGGVPNVCGSARCAPATCAELGKNCGLVPEAGGVLDCGACPEGQTCGGGGVPNVCAEPACQRATCALLGKDCGTVEDGCGGTLECGTCAEGELCGGAGVANVCYRASPVCVDQDLGSTLPVRVKGNTTWANDDHRASCGGAGPPDRGFMWTAPRSGTFTFDTTRSAMDTLLSLRRDGCAGEELACATDGISYGGGARVSATLAAGQRVLVVVDGATGGSFGAGDFELHIHEQAATEAGRCFDGADNDGDRWVDCADTDCQGEPLCDGRGCMDTDLGSALPVTYHGDTARAGDDFQGTCGALLMQDRAHLWTAPLSGTFVFDTVGGGQGNALYVLTGCRGRELACSASRTAGKKGAPVVKLSLEKGQTVLVVVDGMDSETSATPIRYTLHINEYVPGESGHCSNGADDDADGRADEKDPDCQ; encoded by the coding sequence ATGGGCGGGCGGTGGAGTGGGCTCGGGTGGGCGGCCCTCGTCGTGGTGTCGGTGGCATGTGGAGGGACGGTGACTCCGGATCCGCTCGCGGATGGCGGGGCGCTCTCCCGGTGCCAGCCCCAATCATGCGAGGCGCAGGGGTTGAACTGCGGGACGGCTCTCGACGGGTGCGGCGGCGTGCTGCGCTGCGGGACCTGTCCCGAGGGCGAGGTGTGCGGCGGCGGTGGCGAGCCCAACGTCTGTGGCCCGACGCCGTGCACCCCGGGCACCTGTGAGTCCCTGGGCAGGAATTGCGGCACCGTCTCCAACGGCTGCGGGGGGACACTCGACTGTGGCGTCTGCCAGGCGCCCGACACATGCGGGGGCGGTGGCCTCCCCAACGTCTGCGGCCGGGCGCCCTGCACCCCCACCACGTGCGAAGCGCTGGGCAAGAACTGCGGCACCGTCTCCGACGGCTGTGGGGGGACACTCGACTGCGGCGCCTGCCCCGAGGGCGAGACGTGCGGGGGCGGCGGCGCTCCCAACATCTGCGGCCGGGCCCCCTGTACTCCCACCACGTGCGAAGCGCTGGGCAAGAACTGCGGCACCGTCTCCAATGGCTGTGGGGAGACACTCGACTGCGGCGCCTGCCCCTGCGGGACGACGTGCGGCGGCGGCGGAGTCCCCAACGTCTGCGGCAGCCCGCCCTGCGTGCCCGCCACCTGCGAGGGGCTGGGGAAGAACTGCGGCCTCGTGCCGGACGGGTGCGGAGGGACGCTCGACTGCGGCACCTGCCCCGAGGGCGAGACGTGCGGCGGCGGCGGCGCGCCCGACGTGTGCGGCCCGGCCTCGTGCATTCCCACCACGTGCGCGGCGCAGGGAAAGAATTGCGGCACCCTCTCCAACGGCTGCGGGGGGACGCTCGACTGCGGCCAGTGCTTCGGGGGCGAGTCCTGTGGAGGCGGCGGAGTCCCCAACGTCTGCGGCAGCGCGCGCTGCGCACCGGCCACCTGCGCGGAGCTGGGAAAGAATTGCGGCCTCGTGCCGGAAGCGGGCGGGGTGCTCGACTGTGGCGCCTGCCCCGAGGGCCAGACGTGCGGGGGCGGCGGCGTGCCCAACGTCTGCGCCGAGCCGGCCTGCCAGCGCGCCACGTGCGCCCTGCTGGGCAAGGACTGCGGCACGGTGGAGGACGGGTGCGGAGGGACGCTGGAGTGCGGCACCTGCGCGGAGGGGGAGCTGTGTGGTGGCGCGGGCGTGGCCAACGTGTGCTACCGCGCCTCGCCCGTGTGCGTGGACCAGGACCTGGGCAGCACGCTGCCGGTGCGGGTGAAGGGCAACACGACCTGGGCCAACGATGACCACCGCGCCTCGTGCGGCGGCGCGGGCCCGCCGGATCGCGGCTTCATGTGGACGGCGCCCAGGAGTGGCACCTTCACCTTCGACACGACGCGCTCGGCCATGGACACGCTGCTGAGCCTGCGGCGGGACGGCTGCGCAGGCGAGGAGCTCGCGTGCGCCACGGATGGCATCAGCTACGGCGGAGGCGCGCGGGTGTCGGCGACGCTGGCGGCGGGCCAGCGGGTGCTGGTGGTGGTGGACGGAGCCACCGGGGGGAGCTTCGGCGCGGGGGACTTCGAGCTGCACATCCACGAGCAGGCGGCCACCGAGGCGGGGCGCTGCTTCGACGGCGCGGACAACGACGGGGACCGGTGGGTGGACTGCGCGGACACGGACTGCCAGGGCGAGCCCCTGTGCGACGGGCGCGGGTGCATGGACACGGACCTGGGCAGCGCGCTGCCGGTGACGTACCACGGGGACACGGCGCGAGCAGGAGACGACTTCCAGGGCACATGCGGAGCGCTGCTGATGCAGGACCGGGCGCACCTGTGGACGGCGCCCCTGAGCGGCACCTTCGTCTTCGACACGGTGGGCGGCGGCCAGGGCAACGCGCTGTACGTGCTGACGGGGTGCCGGGGCCGGGAGCTGGCGTGCTCGGCGAGCCGGACGGCGGGGAAGAAGGGCGCGCCGGTGGTGAAGCTGTCCCTGGAGAAGGGGCAGACGGTGCTGGTGGTGGTGGACGGCATGGACAGCGAGACCTCGGCCACGCCCATCCGCTACACGCTGCACATCAACGAGTACGTGCCCGGCGAGTCCGGCCACTGCTCCAACGGCGCCGACGACGACGCCGACGGCCGGGCGGACGAGAAGGATCCGGACTGCCAGTGA
- a CDS encoding HNH endonuclease has protein sequence MAFQALEALVARHGPTLEWDIIQRGFEFEGQHLYFATKARGIFRPKEMHGGALSIKTIIPRGGRVARYDDSQRGEGVFVYKLQGDDPDNRDNQLLRWAWERSVPLIYFCAVEPGVYQPVWPIFIRGIDRARLECTLSVDDAALTMRELGVPMVADARAVEIRRQYVTVQAKRRLHQARFRLEVLRAYEQRCAVCLLPMPELLDAAHIVADREETGEPVVPNGLALCRLHHGVFDADLMGIRPDGVIELSKAVLATQDGPTLEHAVKVFQGQHLHMPRRREDQPGRHFLEQRYARFRQVG, from the coding sequence GTGGCTTTCCAGGCCCTGGAAGCGCTGGTGGCGCGCCATGGGCCGACGCTGGAGTGGGACATCATCCAGCGGGGCTTCGAGTTCGAGGGCCAGCACCTGTACTTCGCCACCAAGGCACGAGGCATTTTTCGGCCGAAGGAGATGCACGGCGGTGCGCTCTCCATCAAGACCATCATTCCTCGAGGTGGCCGCGTCGCGCGCTACGATGATTCCCAACGGGGTGAGGGGGTCTTCGTCTACAAGTTGCAGGGAGACGATCCGGACAACCGCGACAACCAATTGCTTCGTTGGGCCTGGGAGCGATCGGTTCCGCTGATCTACTTCTGCGCGGTCGAGCCAGGTGTCTACCAGCCGGTATGGCCCATCTTCATTCGAGGAATCGACAGGGCGCGGCTGGAGTGCACGCTCTCCGTCGATGATGCCGCGCTGACGATGAGGGAGCTCGGCGTCCCCATGGTGGCGGATGCGAGGGCCGTCGAGATCCGCCGCCAGTACGTCACCGTGCAGGCGAAGCGGAGGCTGCATCAGGCGCGCTTCCGTCTGGAGGTGCTGAGGGCCTACGAGCAGCGGTGCGCGGTATGCCTGCTTCCGATGCCGGAGTTGCTGGATGCGGCGCACATCGTGGCGGACCGGGAGGAGACAGGGGAGCCCGTGGTGCCGAACGGGCTGGCGCTGTGCAGGCTGCATCACGGCGTGTTCGACGCGGACCTGATGGGCATTCGGCCCGATGGCGTCATTGAGCTATCCAAAGCAGTACTGGCTACCCAGGACGGTCCGACGTTGGAGCACGCGGTGAAGGTCTTCCAGGGTCAGCACCTCCACATGCCTCGGCGTCGCGAAGACCAGCCGGGACGGCATTTCCTGGAGCAGCGGTACGCGCGCTTCCGCCAGGTTGGATGA
- a CDS encoding SMI1/KNR4 family protein, giving the protein MNMDVLLEEVSRQHFPNPPATLHQIEDFERRAGWRLDPDLRAFYSHCDGARLFKRDDEIYQILPLSKIIRARVAILGRDLDEYGPSSWYAICDTGDTDYVAVDTSKTANGRYPLLDCFHETFTEPGSNKLIALSFSDFLEQALRSDGHLYWLKEGWTPLAPRV; this is encoded by the coding sequence ATGAACATGGACGTACTGCTCGAAGAGGTTTCGCGGCAACACTTCCCGAACCCACCTGCCACACTGCATCAAATCGAGGATTTCGAGCGTCGAGCAGGCTGGCGCCTGGATCCGGATCTGCGTGCATTCTATTCGCATTGCGACGGTGCGCGCCTTTTCAAACGAGATGACGAAATCTATCAAATCCTTCCCCTCTCGAAGATCATTCGAGCCAGGGTGGCCATTCTTGGGCGGGACTTGGACGAATATGGACCCTCATCCTGGTACGCCATCTGCGACACGGGGGACACGGATTACGTCGCGGTTGATACGAGCAAGACCGCGAACGGGCGATATCCGCTGCTCGATTGCTTCCACGAGACATTCACGGAACCAGGCAGTAACAAGCTCATTGCCCTCTCATTTTCCGACTTCCTCGAGCAAGCCCTACGTAGCGATGGTCACCTGTACTGGTTGAAGGAAGGCTGGACACCACTGGCACCGCGCGTTTGA
- a CDS encoding YdcF family protein, protein MPPLALKKGPGPLRRWLFVGLGVATFGLYGMAFVVDRFGQRERAVPSDIVVVLGARVLPGGQPSPALRARIEKAVELYHRGLAPRLLFSGGVGINPPSEARVMRDLAVRLGVPEEACLLEEQSHSTEQNARFSSVVLRSLGVRRVVVVSDPYHLLRARQYFRLHGFEVATSPAFLTERNMRFVDRCYWTVREAAALLLHPRVLFAREPGR, encoded by the coding sequence ATGCCTCCGCTCGCTCTCAAGAAGGGGCCCGGTCCCCTCCGGCGCTGGCTCTTCGTCGGCCTGGGGGTCGCCACCTTCGGGCTCTACGGCATGGCCTTCGTGGTGGACCGTTTCGGCCAGCGCGAGCGGGCCGTCCCCTCGGACATCGTCGTGGTGCTCGGGGCGCGCGTGCTACCGGGGGGCCAGCCCTCTCCCGCGCTACGCGCCCGCATCGAGAAGGCGGTGGAGCTCTACCACCGGGGCCTGGCGCCCCGGCTCCTCTTCTCCGGTGGCGTGGGCATCAACCCTCCCTCCGAGGCCCGCGTCATGCGTGACCTCGCGGTACGGCTCGGTGTCCCCGAGGAGGCCTGTCTCCTGGAGGAGCAGAGCCACTCCACCGAGCAGAACGCGCGCTTCTCCTCGGTGGTGCTGCGCTCGCTCGGCGTCCGGCGCGTGGTGGTGGTCTCCGACCCGTACCACCTCCTGCGCGCCCGCCAGTACTTCCGGCTCCACGGCTTCGAGGTGGCCACCAGCCCCGCCTTCCTCACCGAGCGCAACATGCGCTTCGTGGACCGTTGCTATTGGACGGTGCGCGAGGCCGCCGCGCTGCTGCTTCACCCTCGCGTGTTGTTCGCTCGCGAGCCGGGCCGTTAG
- a CDS encoding MBL fold metallo-hydrolase, translated as MRVHHLNCVTMCPPGGRLMDGRQRPKGIPAALVCHCLLLETNQGLVMVDTGFGLEDVRNPRPRLSPFFLNLNRPRLNEDMTAVRQIERLGFKASDVRHIVLTHLDFDHAGGLDDFPAARVHVMAAEVDAAMSQMTWLDRRRFRPRQWSTQPHWVTYPMPRGGDRWFGFECVRELEGLPPDILLVPLVGHTLGHAGVAMQLSDGWLLHAGDAYFFHEEMNPDRPRCTPGLWAYQELMQKDGRMRKLNQERLRELVRRHDRDVRVFCAHDAVEFERLEEEERAHEPHALRGLGSVLETPDTREPPLPPVPPMPTV; from the coding sequence ATGCGCGTCCATCATTTGAACTGCGTGACGATGTGCCCACCGGGTGGCCGGCTGATGGATGGGAGGCAGCGGCCGAAGGGCATACCGGCGGCGCTGGTGTGCCACTGCCTGTTGCTGGAGACGAATCAGGGGCTGGTGATGGTGGACACGGGCTTCGGGCTCGAGGACGTGCGCAACCCGAGGCCCCGGCTGAGCCCCTTCTTCCTGAACCTCAACCGGCCGCGGCTCAACGAGGACATGACGGCGGTGAGGCAGATCGAACGCCTGGGCTTCAAGGCCTCGGACGTGCGTCATATCGTGCTGACGCACCTGGACTTCGATCACGCGGGCGGGCTGGACGACTTCCCGGCGGCGCGGGTGCACGTGATGGCGGCGGAGGTGGACGCGGCGATGTCCCAGATGACGTGGCTGGACCGCCGGCGCTTCCGCCCGAGGCAGTGGAGCACGCAGCCGCACTGGGTGACGTACCCGATGCCACGCGGGGGCGATCGCTGGTTCGGCTTCGAGTGCGTGCGCGAGTTGGAGGGCCTGCCGCCGGACATCCTGCTGGTGCCGCTGGTGGGACACACGCTGGGGCACGCGGGCGTGGCCATGCAGCTGTCGGATGGGTGGCTGCTGCACGCGGGCGACGCGTACTTCTTCCACGAGGAGATGAACCCGGACCGGCCCCGGTGCACGCCGGGCCTGTGGGCCTACCAGGAGCTGATGCAGAAGGACGGGCGGATGCGGAAGCTCAACCAGGAGCGGCTGCGGGAGCTGGTGCGCCGCCATGACCGGGACGTGCGCGTCTTCTGCGCGCACGACGCCGTGGAGTTCGAGCGCCTGGAGGAGGAGGAGCGCGCCCACGAGCCGCATGCCCTGCGAGGCCTCGGCTCGGTGCTGGAGACACCCGACACGAGGGAGCCGCCCCTGCCCCCGGTGCCGCCCATGCCGACGGTGTGA
- a CDS encoding HNH endonuclease: MKSRGTNQGKKLPWSDKENAAAVDAYFQLLRAEEAGQKLSKAQFIRALRSGTGPLPRRSRSAIEMKFQNISALLAEHGLPWVKGYAPLAHVQETLWPHIERALADDLMPTADPEELQRKTRRLRLRGGPLAPPKGNLKPPRVKVRQQTAFERDPAVRAYVLQQADGKCELCEKVAPFETEEGEPYLEVHHVRRLALGGSDRPENTVALCPTCHRWLHHGADAERLRRRLYARVQRLVEE; the protein is encoded by the coding sequence TTGAAATCCAGAGGGACGAACCAAGGCAAGAAGCTCCCATGGAGCGACAAAGAGAATGCTGCGGCGGTCGATGCCTACTTCCAGTTGTTGCGTGCTGAAGAGGCTGGCCAGAAATTGAGCAAAGCGCAGTTCATTCGTGCTCTCAGGAGTGGAACTGGACCACTTCCACGGCGCTCTCGGTCGGCGATCGAGATGAAGTTCCAGAACATTAGTGCTCTCTTGGCGGAGCACGGGCTCCCCTGGGTGAAGGGCTATGCTCCGCTCGCGCATGTGCAAGAGACATTGTGGCCTCACATCGAGCGGGCTCTTGCGGACGATCTGATGCCCACGGCGGACCCCGAGGAGCTCCAACGCAAGACGAGACGTCTTCGTCTCCGAGGAGGGCCTCTTGCTCCGCCCAAGGGGAACTTGAAACCTCCGCGCGTCAAAGTCAGACAGCAGACGGCATTCGAGAGGGATCCAGCCGTCCGGGCCTACGTCCTGCAACAGGCGGACGGCAAGTGTGAGCTCTGCGAGAAGGTCGCTCCCTTCGAAACGGAGGAGGGAGAGCCCTACCTCGAAGTCCATCACGTCCGGAGGCTCGCGCTCGGTGGAAGCGATCGTCCCGAGAACACGGTGGCGCTTTGTCCCACTTGCCATCGCTGGTTGCATCATGGGGCTGACGCCGAAAGGCTCCGCAGGCGGCTGTACGCGCGGGTTCAGCGGCTCGTGGAGGAGTGA
- a CDS encoding ISL3 family transposase: MAGPSVGEVMGRVLRIQGMSVRGVQMGPGGLVVQVRPRQRKPRCGVCGRPAPGYDTKPGRLWRHLALGETIFWLRYAPRRVRCREHGVRVERVPWAAHGSSFTHGFEELVAWQAQRLDKSSICRLLGINWRTVGTIIERLVEERLSPGRLEGLQVIGVDELGWRAGHQYVSLVVDHLRSRVVWVAEGKNEETLNGFFDELGEERTKQLTHATMDLSAAFSKAVGNRAPHVRKVFDRFHVQKLANEALDTVRRQQVREQAGSQEGKALKHSRWALLKNPWNLTVGQGEKLSELKKTNQTLYRAYLLKESLARGMDYVQPKRASEHLDKWCQWASHSRLAPFAKLAKTVQRHKDGILAYVETGLSNGVVEGINNKIRALIRRAYGFRNPKAFRAMILLCCGGLELTPPLPVAA, from the coding sequence GTGGCGGGGCCGAGTGTGGGGGAGGTGATGGGGCGCGTGCTGCGCATCCAGGGGATGAGCGTGCGCGGGGTACAGATGGGGCCCGGGGGACTGGTGGTGCAGGTGCGCCCCCGCCAGCGCAAGCCGCGCTGTGGAGTGTGCGGCCGGCCCGCCCCAGGCTACGACACGAAACCTGGGCGACTGTGGCGGCACCTGGCGCTGGGAGAAACCATCTTCTGGCTGCGGTACGCCCCGCGCCGGGTGCGCTGCCGGGAGCATGGAGTGAGGGTGGAGCGGGTGCCCTGGGCGGCGCACGGCTCGAGCTTCACGCACGGCTTCGAGGAGTTGGTGGCCTGGCAGGCGCAACGCCTGGACAAGTCGTCCATCTGCCGGTTGCTGGGCATCAACTGGCGCACGGTGGGCACCATCATCGAGCGGCTGGTGGAGGAGCGCCTGTCGCCTGGGCGCCTGGAGGGGCTGCAAGTCATTGGGGTGGACGAGCTGGGCTGGCGCGCCGGGCACCAGTACGTGAGTCTGGTGGTGGACCACCTGCGCTCGCGAGTCGTCTGGGTGGCGGAGGGGAAGAACGAAGAGACGCTCAACGGCTTCTTCGACGAGCTGGGAGAGGAGAGGACGAAGCAGTTGACGCACGCGACGATGGACCTGTCGGCGGCCTTCAGCAAGGCGGTGGGCAACCGGGCCCCACACGTGCGCAAGGTGTTCGACCGCTTCCACGTGCAGAAGCTGGCGAACGAAGCGCTGGACACGGTGCGCCGGCAGCAGGTGCGGGAGCAGGCGGGGAGCCAGGAGGGCAAGGCGCTCAAGCACAGCCGCTGGGCGCTGCTGAAGAATCCGTGGAACCTGACGGTGGGCCAGGGAGAGAAGCTCAGCGAGTTGAAGAAGACGAACCAGACGCTCTACCGGGCCTATCTGCTCAAGGAGAGCCTGGCACGGGGCATGGACTACGTGCAGCCCAAGCGGGCCTCGGAGCACCTGGACAAGTGGTGTCAGTGGGCCAGCCACTCCAGGCTCGCCCCCTTCGCGAAGCTGGCGAAGACAGTCCAGCGGCACAAGGACGGCATTCTCGCCTATGTCGAGACGGGGCTGAGCAACGGAGTGGTGGAGGGAATCAACAACAAGATTCGAGCCCTCATCCGTCGCGCCTATGGCTTCCGCAATCCCAAGGCATTCAGGGCGATGATACTGCTGTGCTGCGGAGGCCTGGAGTTGACTCCGCCCCTGCCAGTAGCGGCGTAG
- a CDS encoding site-2 protease family protein produces MQSQPLLERALMLIPLVLSLTIHEFAHAWSARLLGDDTAERMGRFTLNPLAHIHPIGTLLLPLLGIPFGWARPVPVDPTRFRRDIPMRTGWMLTAAAGPLSNLFLAAVSALAYGLTLRWAPDFLVANPGLRSLLGIMVVINVTLALFNMLPVPPLDGSRVVEGLLPQRLLGSWQRVLALGPLLLIGILFFGGRLIAGPTGYLVGLMERLISGIATAGI; encoded by the coding sequence ATGCAATCCCAGCCCCTCCTCGAACGGGCGTTGATGCTCATTCCGCTCGTTCTCTCCCTCACCATCCATGAGTTCGCCCATGCCTGGAGCGCGAGGCTCCTCGGGGATGACACCGCCGAGCGCATGGGCCGCTTCACCCTCAACCCCCTCGCGCACATCCATCCGATCGGCACCCTGCTGCTGCCGCTGCTCGGCATCCCCTTCGGCTGGGCCCGCCCCGTGCCCGTGGATCCCACCCGCTTCCGGCGGGACATTCCCATGCGCACCGGGTGGATGCTCACCGCCGCGGCCGGGCCGCTCTCCAATCTGTTCCTCGCCGCCGTGAGCGCGCTCGCCTATGGCCTCACCCTGCGCTGGGCCCCGGACTTCCTCGTCGCCAACCCGGGTCTGCGCTCCCTGCTCGGCATCATGGTGGTGATCAATGTCACCCTGGCCCTCTTCAACATGCTGCCCGTGCCCCCGCTCGATGGCAGCCGCGTCGTCGAGGGACTCCTGCCCCAGCGGCTGCTCGGCTCCTGGCAGCGTGTCCTCGCGCTCGGACCGCTGTTGCTGATCGGCATCCTGTTCTTCGGCGGAAGGCTCATCGCCGGGCCCACGGGCTATCTCGTCGGGCTCATGGAGCGGCTCATCTCCGGCATCGCCACCGCCGGCATCTAA
- a CDS encoding App1 family protein: MAPQKSPNPLVRLAFHVEHHVESWSWRLRRKVGLGRPPRILPYRGYGTPRRSVIKARVLENRHVRPPWKRHTLLGSAVASWKRYMTVEIPHARVKVCWGDRRWEGTTDEEGFLELWVEPPAGVKAGWHDVELELLSPAPKGVARVRSPVLVAGPEAEFGVISDIDDTVIVTNVTNFLKRAWALFLTEHRTRLPFEGVDAFYDALHQGSTGSAGNPIFYVSSSPWNLYEHLDEFLGLHRIPAGPLLLRDWGLSRTGFAPGGGHGHKLEKIRGLLSTLESLPFILIGDSGQEDAEHYRTIVREFPGRIRCVYIRNVWHRPGRERELAFIAAEIRAAGSQMLAVDDTVTAARHAASQGWIRWREVAEVQAHQQEDAEARTLLDKLDRDHG; encoded by the coding sequence ATGGCCCCCCAGAAGTCGCCCAATCCCCTCGTCCGGCTCGCCTTCCACGTCGAGCACCATGTCGAATCGTGGAGCTGGCGCCTGCGGCGCAAGGTGGGGCTGGGCCGTCCCCCGCGCATCCTCCCCTACCGGGGCTACGGGACTCCCCGCCGGTCCGTCATCAAGGCGCGCGTGCTGGAGAACCGTCACGTGCGTCCGCCCTGGAAGCGGCACACGCTGCTGGGCAGCGCCGTCGCCTCGTGGAAGCGCTACATGACGGTGGAGATTCCCCACGCCCGGGTGAAGGTGTGCTGGGGGGATCGGCGCTGGGAGGGCACCACCGACGAGGAGGGCTTCCTCGAGCTGTGGGTGGAGCCTCCCGCCGGGGTGAAGGCCGGCTGGCACGACGTGGAGCTGGAGCTGCTGTCGCCCGCTCCCAAGGGCGTGGCCCGGGTGCGCTCCCCCGTGCTGGTGGCCGGCCCCGAGGCCGAGTTCGGCGTCATCAGCGACATCGACGACACCGTCATCGTCACCAACGTCACCAACTTCCTCAAGCGCGCCTGGGCGCTCTTCCTCACCGAGCACCGCACGCGTCTGCCCTTCGAGGGCGTGGACGCCTTCTACGACGCCCTCCACCAGGGCAGCACCGGCTCGGCGGGCAATCCCATCTTCTACGTCTCCTCCAGCCCGTGGAACCTGTACGAGCACCTCGATGAGTTCCTCGGGCTGCACCGGATTCCCGCCGGCCCGCTGCTCCTGCGCGACTGGGGGTTGAGCCGCACCGGCTTCGCTCCCGGTGGTGGGCACGGGCACAAGCTGGAGAAGATCCGCGGGCTGCTGAGCACCCTGGAGTCCCTGCCCTTCATCCTCATTGGTGACAGCGGGCAGGAGGACGCCGAGCACTACCGCACCATCGTCCGGGAGTTCCCCGGCCGCATCCGCTGCGTCTACATCCGCAACGTGTGGCACCGCCCGGGCCGCGAGCGCGAGCTGGCCTTCATCGCCGCGGAGATCCGCGCCGCCGGCAGTCAGATGTTGGCCGTGGACGACACCGTGACGGCGGCCCGCCATGCCGCCAGCCAGGGGTGGATCCGCTGGCGCGAGGTGGCCGAGGTCCAAGCCCACCAGCAGGAGGACGCCGAGGCCCGGACGCTCCTGGACAAGCTCGACCGCGACCACGGCTGA
- a CDS encoding M28 family peptidase, with the protein MRALSAAFLFLAVSSCSSRPSVDESSAVRAGDFAAGVEKSRLMSDVEALVASHREDTPLDCALFEPSEIDTTRRPVCNLTRDKARQLVRERLESFGYTVTTHDTEDARFPTSNLIAELRGTEHPDEVVVIGAHYDAYFSGADDNSSGVAALLEMARLAAGKRFARTVRFVGFDLEELGLVGSTRYVQTHPGERIVASIVFDCIGYKDARPGAQQGLPGFPVPTTGDFIAAIANEPSRPRLEELYTLATRLGYGFVRGVVVPNEGSGPASGNLMRSDHAPFWLAGQSALFLTDTANFRNPNYHHDTDVPSTLDPDFLADVTRLSAAGLSFWAGGPLP; encoded by the coding sequence GTGAGAGCCCTGTCCGCCGCGTTCCTGTTCCTCGCCGTGAGCTCCTGTTCCTCGCGGCCCTCCGTCGACGAGTCCTCCGCCGTGCGTGCCGGGGACTTCGCCGCGGGCGTGGAGAAGTCCCGCCTCATGTCGGACGTGGAGGCGCTGGTGGCCTCCCACCGCGAGGACACCCCGCTGGACTGCGCGCTCTTCGAGCCCTCGGAGATCGACACGACTCGCCGGCCCGTGTGCAACCTCACCCGAGACAAGGCCCGTCAGCTGGTGCGCGAGCGCCTCGAGTCGTTCGGGTACACCGTCACCACGCACGACACCGAGGATGCGCGCTTCCCCACCAGCAACCTCATCGCCGAGCTGCGCGGCACCGAGCACCCCGACGAGGTGGTGGTGATTGGCGCCCACTACGACGCCTACTTCTCGGGCGCGGACGACAACAGCTCGGGTGTGGCCGCCCTGTTGGAGATGGCGCGGCTGGCCGCGGGCAAGCGCTTCGCGCGCACGGTGCGCTTCGTGGGGTTCGATCTGGAGGAGCTCGGCCTGGTGGGCAGCACGCGCTACGTCCAGACGCACCCGGGGGAGCGGATCGTCGCCTCCATCGTCTTCGACTGCATCGGGTACAAGGATGCGCGCCCCGGCGCCCAGCAGGGCCTGCCCGGCTTCCCCGTGCCCACCACGGGGGACTTCATCGCCGCCATCGCCAACGAGCCGTCGCGCCCGCGCCTGGAGGAGCTGTACACGCTGGCCACCCGGCTGGGTTACGGGTTCGTGCGGGGCGTGGTGGTGCCCAACGAGGGCTCCGGCCCCGCCTCGGGCAACCTCATGCGCAGTGACCATGCTCCCTTCTGGCTGGCCGGGCAGAGCGCGCTCTTCCTCACCGACACCGCCAACTTCCGCAACCCGAACTACCACCACGACACCGACGTACCCTCCACGCTCGACCCGGACTTCCTCGCCGACGTCACCCGGCTGTCCGCCGCCGGGCTCTCCTTCTGGGCCGGAGGTCCCCTGCCATGA